The following coding sequences are from one Saccharomyces eubayanus strain FM1318 chromosome VII, whole genome shotgun sequence window:
- the TOM20 gene encoding TOM complex receptor protein TOM20, with protein sequence MSQSNPVLRGFAITTAIAALTATGYAVYFDYQRRNSSQFRKVLRQRAKEQAKMEEEAKSHAKEVKLQKVTEFLSIELAKDPIPSDPSEREATFTTNVENGERLSMQQGKELEAASKFYKALTVYPQPADLLGIYQRSIPEAIYEYIILMIAILPPANVASFVKGVVGSKAESDAVAEANDIDD encoded by the coding sequence ATGTCCCAATCAAACCCTGTCTTACGTGGCTTTGCCATCACAACAGCTATAGCTGCTCTAACAGCCACCGGTTATGCTGTTTACTTTGActaccaaagaagaaacagcTCACAATTCAGGAAAGTCTTGAGGCAAAGAGCCAAAGAACAGGCCAAGATGGAAGAAGAGGCCAAGAGCCATGCCAAGGAGGTCAAACTGCAAAAAGTCACGGAATTCTTATCTATAGAATTGGCTAAGGATCCTATCCCTAGTGATCCCTCTGAAAGAGAGGCCACATTCACTACCAACGTGGAAAATGGTGAAAGACTGTCCATGCAACAAGGTAAAGAACTAGAAGCCGCTTCTAAATTTTATAAAGCATTGACTGTATATCCTCAACCTGCGGATTTGTTAGGTATCTATCAAAGATCCATCCCTGAAGCCATTTACGAATACATTATCTTAATGATTGCCATCTTGCCTCCTGCTAACGTGGCTTCTTTCGTTAAAGGTGTTGTTGGAAGTAAAGCCGAATCAGATGCTGTTGCTGAAGCCAACGACATTGACGATTAA
- the TWF1 gene encoding twinfilin TWF1 has product MSTQSGIIADQGLLDSLNENLSTDGVVIVIAKISPDSTSVHQLDVTHNLDQLVHLASQNKEPLYIFYKPQKVAKYFFVSFIPDGSPVRSRMLYASTKNTLARQIGSNSLSTEQPLITDVQELADLKELDGDRTVAQNKPLTEDEKMQIEINKQQTLLRKSVNNNSVKLVSQDSPSPLSLTFKVDSERPIDEIFSNDGKNLIIFQIEPTNETIQIVQSETCPSVDALQIDLPGPSYTIFKHDSLNFFIYSCPSGSKVKDRMMYASNKNGFINYLKNDQKISFSKILEIGDFVELDKSSLSAKSDEDDLDRGSTPDQSNNGSLRFNKPRGPMRKRRT; this is encoded by the coding sequence ATGTCAACCCAATCTGGTATTATCGCAGACCAAGGTTTGCTGGATTCCTTGAACGAGAATCTTTCCACGGACGGTGTTGTCATTGTCATAGCCAAGATTTCCCCTGATTCCACCTCGGTACATCAATTAGACGTAACCCATAATTTGGACCAATTGGTTCATTTGGCTTCGCAAAACAAGGAACCCCTGTACATCTTCTATAAGCCCCAGAAGGTTGCCAAATACTTTTTCGTGTCATTCATCCCCGATGGTTCTCCGGTGAGATCAAGGATGCTTTACGCCTCGACTAAGAACACGCTGGCAAGGCAGATCGGCTCGAACTCTCTATCCACGGAGCAGCCGTTGATCACGGACGTACAAGAACTGGCGGACTTGAAAGAGCTTGATGGTGATCGTACTGTTGCTCAAAATAAACCTTTGAcggaagatgaaaaaatgcaaattgaaataaacaaacaGCAGACACTCTTGAGGAAATCCGTCAACAATAACTCGGTCAAACTTGTCTCCCAGGACAGCCCTTCACCTTTGTCACTGACTTTCAAGGTCGATTCCGAGAGGCCTATAGACGAAATTTTCAGTAATGACGGTAAAAACCTgatcattttccaaatcgaGCCTACGAATGAAACAATCCAGATCGTGCAATCAGAGACGTGCCCCTCTGTGGATGCGTTACAAATCGACTTGCCTGGGCCCAGCTATACGATATTTAAGCATGACAGTTTGAACTTCTTTATCTATTCTTGCCCATCGGGCAGCAAAGTCAAAGATAGAATGATGTATGCTTCCAACAAGAACGGGTTCATCAACTACTTGAAAAACGACCAAAAAATCTCGTTCAGCAAAATATTGGAAATTGGTGACTTCGTCGAACTAGACAAATCGTCATTGTCCGCCAAAagtgacgaagatgacCTTGACCGTGGTTCCACTCCAGACCAATCGAACAACGGCAGCTTGAGATTCAACAAACCAAGGGGCCCaatgaggaaaagaagaacataG
- the PEX8 gene encoding Pex8p, with product MQVEKKSILKGHQASMSDRDVDYLITALTSTKRIQYDERLLDEFSANLVYYIPRIKSPDILYRFVRALFQSHFIVQLPPLRLLHVIKDIFLWKLEVSEPTLPIDRFYQVWNAVMEPHRAAWNLSQLMLLGGILVTYPRFKSLNERYFIDESRNKMAVYYKNWKQNTFLPIWAQFWNDPAITAKPLIQKYLLVSMVLLFNRPNTKLPLCGVRVSWDVVTGKLLDLLAEYTHAIEQPMEKFTVNSVLSTNLNHLANCLSTLLTLSNEPAILSSLHRLGKICQYLSDALKLSRQEQLDLKLQDLFILVILTLKEISAMNMKISFAHKDDFYSMICLSLFNIHVLTEKIGTAGFPSYHYVYDNLITYFIVLDDLPKITPILNRMRGDNIKNNPNKLIFYINFLNKITSYYSWRVHLPFILEFIEPLLHFNSFLEGGMTDPLEIEIKESIHTLAITSLTIDPSHSSQIAQWQVSRIINYLKMSMDQYIAERLSAPQILIIFNSLSMQFPLLHSYDKHLLRDSLHETYIRILNTRKLEKKKVLMECLIVQILFVNDPHHLITWLNICFHLISTHNKKLLLQLWEMISSSESSLAIDWWYATVIPSQSSKL from the coding sequence atgCAGGtggagaagaagagcatTTTGAAAGGCCATCAAGCCAGCATGTCTGATCGTGACGTCGACTATCTGATTACAGCGCTCACTTCCACGAAGAGGATTCAGTATGACGAGCGTTTGCTGGACGAATTCTCGGCTAATTTGGTGTACTACATCCCCAGGATTAAATCACCCGATATTTTGTACCGTTTCGTCCGAGCACTTTTCCAATCACATTTCATTGTTCAGTTACCACCGCTACGTCTACTACACGTCATCAAGGACATTTTCCTATGGAAACTAGAGGTTTCTGAACCCACCCTCCCCATCGACAGGTTCTACCAAGTTTGGAATGCTGTCATGGAACCGCATCGGGCCGCTTGGAACCTGTCACAGTTGATGCTACTGGGCGGCATACTGGTCACGTACCCGAGgttcaaatctttgaacGAGAGGTACTTCATCGACGAATCTCGGAACAAAATGGCGGTTTACTACAAAAACTGGAAACAGAATACATTCTTACCCATTTGGGCCCAGTTCTGGAATGATCCCGCTATCACTGCCAAGCCCTTGATTCAGAAATATTTGCTCGTTTCAATGGTTTTGCTGTTCAATCGCCCGAACACGAAACTTCCTTTGTGCGGAGTCAGAGTATCATGGGATGTAGTCACTGGAAAATTACTAGACCTCTTGGCGGAGTACACGCATGCCATCGAGCAGCCGATGGAAAAGTTCACCGTCAACTCTGTCCTATCAACGAACCTCAACCATTTGGCCAATTGCTTGAGCACCCTGTTGACGCTGTCAAATGAACCCGCTATACTGAGTTCACTGCACAGGCTGGGCAAAATATGTCAGTATTTATCTGATGCCCTGAAGTTGTCCAGACAAGAACAACTAGATCTCAAGTTGCAGGATTTATTCATCTTAGTAATCCttactttgaaagaaatatctGCCATGAACATGAAAATCTCATTTGCTCACAAAGACGATTTTTATTCCATGATTTGCTTGagtcttttcaatattcaCGTTTTGACTGAGAAAATCGGTACAGCTGGATTTCCCAGCTATCACTACGTTTACGACAATTTGATAACATACTTTATTGTATTGGACGATCTACCCAAAATCACCCCAATCCTGAATCGTATGAGGGGGGATaacatcaaaaataatcCGAATAAactaattttttatatcaACTTCTTGAACAAGATTACCAGTTATTATTCATGGCGCGTCCATTTACCCTTCATTTTGGAATTCATCGAGCCTCTACTACATTTCAACAGCTTCCTCGAGGGAGGCATGACTGACCCTTTGGAAATCGAGATCAAGGAATCTATACACACATTGGCAATCACTTCCTTAACTATAGATCCCTCCCATTCTTCACAGATTGCACAATGGCAAGTGTCCCGCATTATTaactatttgaaaatgtccATGGACCAGTATATCGCAGAAAGATTGTCGGCCCCTCAGATTCTCATTATATTTAACAGTCTATCCATGCAATTTCCGCTATTACATAGCTATGATAAGCATTTACTGAGGGACTCTTTGCACGAAACATACATCAGGATTCTAAATACAAGGAAACtggagaaaaagaaggtacTGATGGAATGTTTGATTGTACAAATACTTTTTGTCAACGATCCGCATCATTTGATCACTTGGTTAAACATTTGCTTCCATCTGATCAGTACTCATAATAAAAAACTACTCCTACAATTATGGGAGATGATTTCAAGTTCCGAATCCTCCTTGGCCATCGACTGGTGGTATGCAACGGTAATACCGTCGCAATCTTCTAAATTGTAG
- the PAC10 gene encoding tubulin-binding prefolding complex subunit PAC10 translates to MKKNRFHGIVKATSNKGFGCKETRIHRTGSHIYTQGTMDTLFNSTEKNARGIPQAPFIENVKDIIKDPSDFELCFGKFQERLSKYKFMQESKMATVKQLQTRIPDLQNTLKICQSLRNHSEDGDEDAEPMLLHYQLNDTLFTKAQVDIPQDRGDLKVGLWLGADVMLEYPVDEAIELLQKKLTDSEESLAVSTEDVEFLRENITTMEVNCARLYNWDVQRRQELKQAEEGTKNLKI, encoded by the coding sequence atgaaaaaaaacaggtTCCACGGTATTGTAAAGGCTACGAGTAACAAAGGCTTCGGCTGCAAGGAAACTCGCATACATCGCACCGGCTCACACATATACACGCAGGGCACTATGGACACGCTATTCAACTCCACGGAGAAAAACGCCCGGGGTATACCGCAAGCTCCTTTCATCGAGAACGTCAAGGACATCATCAAAGATCCGAGCGACTTTGAGCTGTGCTTCGGCAAGTTCCAGGAACGGCTCTCTAAGTACAAGTTCATGCAAGAGTCCAAAATGGCCACGGTGAAGCAATTGCAAACCCGGATCCCAGACTTGCAGAATACCCTGAAGATATGCCAGAGCCTGCGCAACCACAGCGAGGATGGCGACGAGGACGCTGAGCCTATGCTTCTGCACTACCAATTGAACGACACGCTCTTCACAAAAGCCCAGGTCGACATACCTCAGGACCGTGGAGACCTGAAAGTCGGGCTGTGGCTGGGCGCGGACGTGATGCTGGAGTACCCCGTCGACGAGGCCATCGAGCTGTTGCAGAAGAAGCTTACAGACTCGGAAGAGTCTTTGGCTGTGTCTACCGAGGATGTAGAATTTCTAAGGGAGAACATCACCACGATGGAAGTCAACTGTGCAAGACTGTATAACTGGGACGTCCAAAGAAGGCAGGAGTTGAAGCAGGCCGAGGAAGGGACCAAAAATCTGAAGATATAA
- the MRPL25 gene encoding mitochondrial 54S ribosomal protein mL59 — protein sequence MSYKQYFDGLPLKLKSFFQRYPPSIKYSSVSTSTKAVDANPFLPNKHPVTQRLHDPKYSLRRMSDVYKLALRYGVQDFLPPIDNTKKLFFEDKYDKKTLMKGVLLPKGHKHELKLNEKLMKREEALKNVDNLIASKKGSKYAKKLEKMKTTQSIGWF from the coding sequence ATGTCGTACAAACAATACTTTGATGGTTTACCTTTAAAATTAAAGtcatttttccaaagataTCCGCCTTCAATCAAATATTCTTCGGTATCCACATCAACAAAGGCCGTTGATGCCAACCCCTTCTTGCCAAATAAACATCCAGTCACACAACGGTTACATGATCCTAAATACTCATTAAGAAGAATGAGCGATGTATATAAGCTGGCATTGCGTTATGGAGTGCAAGACTTTTTACCACCTATCGATAATACTaagaaacttttcttcgaaGACAAATACGATAAGAAAACTTTAATGAAGGGTGTTCTCTTACCTAAAGGTCATAAACATGAACTCAAATTGAATGAGAAGTTGATGAAGCGTGAAGAGGCTTTGAAGAATGTGGACAATCTGATTGCATCCAAGAAGGGTTCGAAATACGCaaagaaattagaaaaaatgaaaacaaccCAAAGTATAGGCTGGTTCTAA
- the SLX9 gene encoding Slx9p: MVAKKRNTLRGKASTRNAQRIGVSGAEDVHEDLPYDLESDPKAFLHQPKETKKEKLLNKQNTFLSQLKGRPMSDVGVSANFDGISKSSVRRRKRKLREELKPRMQDLLTSLEQEKDLQSIIKETGVAVDGNNDINMDSKIRIVDTKEMRPKKAAEPGSIKIKKNQPNIKNQKGAKALSASETARFNQVLTNQDFQKNPFHALREVIKLQK; the protein is encoded by the coding sequence ATGGTTGCTAAGAAGAGAAACACCCTTAGGGGCAAAGCGTCTACAAGAAACGCTCAAAGAATTGGAGTATCCGGGGCGGAAGATGTCCATGAGGATCTACCGTATGACTTGGAATCGGATCCAAAAGCCTTTTTGCATCAACCAAAGGAAACCAAGAAGGAGAAACTGCTCAATAAGCAAAACACATTCTTGTCACAGCTGAAAGGAAGACCCATGTCCGATGTCGGTGTGAGCGCTAATTTTGACGGAATTTCCAAATCCTCTGTTAGACGtaggaaaaggaaactaAGAGAGGAATTAAAACCAAGGATGCAAGATCTACTTACTTCTTTAGAGCAAGAAAAGGATTTGCAAAGCAttataaaagaaacagGCGTGGCTGTGGATGGTAACAATGATATTAATATGGACTCCAAGATAAGAATCGTAGATACAAAGGAAATGCGCCCGAAGAAAGCTGCTGAGCCAGGATCcataaagataaaaaagaatcaaCCAAACATCAAGAACCAAAAAGGTGCTAAGGCGCTGTCGGCCAGCGAAACCGCAAGGTTTAACCAAGTTTTGACAAATCAGGATTTCCAGAAAAATCCGTTCCATGCTTTGAGAGAGGTAATtaaattacaaaaataa